In a single window of the Bactrocera dorsalis isolate Fly_Bdor chromosome 2, ASM2337382v1, whole genome shotgun sequence genome:
- the LOC105228516 gene encoding cryptochrome-1: protein MAKRANVMWFRHGLRLHDNPALLEAISDKTEGIALIPLFIFDGESAGTKTVGYNRMSFLLNSLAEIDKQLKAIRGASDIAGKLYLFQGNPTTVFRRLNEYYRLNKICFEQDCEPIWNRRDDSVRALCNDLDIEAVEKVSHTLWDPRTVISTNGGIPPLTYQMFLHTVEIIGAPPRPVEDPEWDGVEFLKLTDNMLMELNAFWQFPTPEDFNIFPDNISYVAKVKWRGGEQQALLHLAERLKVEERAFKNGYYLPNQANPNILESPKSMSAHLRFGCLSVRRFYWSVHDLFKHVQIEAFYHRIHMAGGEHITGQLIWREYFYTMSVNNPYYDRMEGNAICLNIPWAPPNQEQLQSWRSGQTGFPLIDAAMRQLLAEGWLHHTLRNTVATFLTRGALWQSWEHGLRHFLKYLLDADWSVCAGNWMWVSSSAFERLLDSSLVSCPIAFSKRLDPKGEYIRQYVPELAKIPQEYIHEPWRMPQEMQENYECVIGVQYPERIVDLAKVSKRNTLAMQTLRQSLIAGGAPDEGPPHCRPSNEEEVHQFFWLVD, encoded by the exons GTACCAAAACCGTTGGATATAATCGTATGAGCTTTCTTCTCAACTCTCTGGCTGAGATTGACAAACAGTTAAAAGCCATACGCGGTGCAAGTGATATTGCAGGCAAACTATACTTGTTCCAAGGCAATCCGACAACTGTATTCCGTCGTCTTAATGAGTACTatagattaaataaaatttgcttcgAACAGGATTGTGAACCAATTTGGAATCGACGTGATGATTCAGTACGAGCTTTGTGTAATGACTTGGATATTGAAGCAGTGGAGAAGGTCTCTCATACACTTTGGGATCCTCGGACTGTTATTAGTACGAATGGTGGAATTCCGCCACTAACCTATCAGATGTTTTTG CACACCGTGGAAATAATTGGTGCGCCACCGCGTCCAGTTGAAGATCCCGAATGGGATGGCGTTGAGTTTCTAAAGTTAACTGATAACATGTTGATGGAGTTAAATGCATTCTGGCAG TTCCCTACGCCTGAGGACTTCAACATATTCCCGGACAATATAAGCTATGTGGCCAAGGTAAAATGGCGTGGTGGTGAGCAACAAGCCTTATTACACCTAGCTGAGCGTCTGAAAGTCGAGGAGCGTGCTTTTAAAAACGGGTACTATCTGCCAAATCAGGCAAATCCTAATATACTTGAATCTCCGAAATCGATGAGCGCCCATCTGCGCTTCGGTTGTTTGTCAGTGCGTCGTTTCTATTGGAGCGTACATGATCTCTTCAAGCACGTGCAAATTGAGGCTTTCTATCATCGCATACATATGGCCGGCGGAGAGCACATAACTGGTCAGCTCATTTGGCGTGAATACTTTTATACAATGTCCGTAAATAATCCTTATTACGATCGCATGGAAGGCAATGCAATCTGCTTGAACATTCCATGGGCTCCACCAAATCAGGAACAGTTGCAAAGTTGGCGCAGTGGTCAAACCGGATTTCCGTTGATTGATGCCGCAATGCGCCAATTGTTGGCCGAGGGCTGGTTACATCACACATTACGTAATACAGTGGCTACATTCTTGACACGTGGCGCACTCTGGCAAAGTTGGGAGCATGGCTTGAGACACTTcctcaaatatttattagatgCTGATTGGTCCGTATGTGCTGGTAATTGGATGTGGGTATCATCGTCAGCATTTGAACGCCTACTGGACTCCTCTTTAGTCTCTTGTCCCATAGCTTTTTCGAAACGTTTGGATCCGAAAGGTGAATATATTCGTCAGTATGTACCGgaattggcaaaaatacctcAGGAGTATAT TCATGAACCATGGCGCATGCCACAAGAGATGCAGGAAAACTACGAATGTGTCATTGGCGTGCAGTATCCCGAACGTATCGTCGACTTGGCTAAAGTATCGAAACGTAATACACTTGCTATGCAAACTCTCAGGCAGTCATTAATCGCTGGCGGCGCACCTGATGAAGGACCACCACATTGTCGACCATCTAATGAAGAGGAGGTGCATCAATTCTTTTGGTTGGTTGATTAA
- the LOC105228517 gene encoding phosphatidylinositol transfer protein alpha isoform isoform X1 has translation MLIKEYRVTLPLTVEEYQVAQLYSVAEASKNETGGGEGIEVLKNEPFDNYPLLGGKYNAGQYTYKIYHLASKVPAFIRLLAPKGSLEIHEEAWNAYPYCRTVITNPKFMKDGFRITIDSMHVRDDAGNIPNVHELPPEKLKTREVVHIDIANDTVLPADYKPTEDPTKFKSEKTGRGPLVGPNWKKNVDPVMTCYKLVTCEFKWFGLQTRIENFIQKSERRLFTNFHRQVFCWMDRWHGLTMEDIRAIEEKVKEELDRQRQVGEVRGMRADSD, from the exons CCGCGTTACCTTGCCATTAACAGTGGAAGAG TATCAAGTTGCACAACTTTATTCAGTTGCTGAGGCATCGAAAAATGAGACCGGCGGCGGCGAAGGCATTGAAGTGCTAAAAAACGAACCATTCGATAATTATCCCCTATTgg GTGGTAAATACAATGCCGGtcagtatacatataaaatctATCATTTGGCATCAAAAGTTCCAGCATTTATAAGACTGTTGGCACCGAAGGGTTCCTTAGAAATACATGAAGAGGCATGGAATGCCTATCCGTATTGTCGAACGGTCATAACG AATCCCAAATTTATGAAAGATGGTTTTAGAATTACCATAGATTCGATGCACGTGCGAGATGATGCGGGCAATATACCAAAT gtgcATGAACTGCCACCTGAGAAACTTAAAACACGCGAAGTTGTTCACATCGACATTGCGAATGATACCGTCTTGCCTGCCGATTACAAACCCACTGAGGATCCAACCAA ATTCAAGTCAGAGAAAACTGGTCGTGGCCCCCTGGTAGGTCCAAATTGGAAGAAAAACGTCGATCCAGTGATGACTTGCTACAAATTGGTGACATGCGAATTTAAATGGTTTGGATTGCAGACAAGAATAGAAAACTTTATACAAAAGTCAGAGCGACGATTATTCACAAACTTCCATCG TCAAGTGTTCTGTTGGATGGATCGCTGGCACGGTCTGACAATGGAGGACATACGCGCCATTGAGGAGAAGGTTAAAGAGGAGCTTGATCGGCAGCGTCAGGTGGGCGAGGTGCGGGGCATGCGTGCTGATAGTGATTAA
- the LOC105228517 gene encoding phosphatidylinositol transfer protein alpha isoform isoform X2, producing the protein MLIKEYRVTLPLTVEEYQVAQLYSVAEASKNETGGGEGIEVLKNEPFDNYPLLGGKYNAGQYTYKIYHLASKVPAFIRLLAPKGSLEIHEEAWNAYPYCRTVITNPGYMKENFVICIESLHVGDIGDQNNVHELPPEKLKTREVVHIDIANDTVLPADYKPTEDPTKFKSEKTGRGPLVGPNWKKNVDPVMTCYKLVTCEFKWFGLQTRIENFIQKSERRLFTNFHRQVFCWMDRWHGLTMEDIRAIEEKVKEELDRQRQVGEVRGMRADSD; encoded by the exons CCGCGTTACCTTGCCATTAACAGTGGAAGAG TATCAAGTTGCACAACTTTATTCAGTTGCTGAGGCATCGAAAAATGAGACCGGCGGCGGCGAAGGCATTGAAGTGCTAAAAAACGAACCATTCGATAATTATCCCCTATTgg GTGGTAAATACAATGCCGGtcagtatacatataaaatctATCATTTGGCATCAAAAGTTCCAGCATTTATAAGACTGTTGGCACCGAAGGGTTCCTTAGAAATACATGAAGAGGCATGGAATGCCTATCCGTATTGTCGAACGGTCATAACG AATCCCGGTTATATGAAAGAGAATTTCGTAATTTGCATTGAATCGCTTCATGTCGGTGACATTGGAGATCAAAATAAT gtgcATGAACTGCCACCTGAGAAACTTAAAACACGCGAAGTTGTTCACATCGACATTGCGAATGATACCGTCTTGCCTGCCGATTACAAACCCACTGAGGATCCAACCAA ATTCAAGTCAGAGAAAACTGGTCGTGGCCCCCTGGTAGGTCCAAATTGGAAGAAAAACGTCGATCCAGTGATGACTTGCTACAAATTGGTGACATGCGAATTTAAATGGTTTGGATTGCAGACAAGAATAGAAAACTTTATACAAAAGTCAGAGCGACGATTATTCACAAACTTCCATCG TCAAGTGTTCTGTTGGATGGATCGCTGGCACGGTCTGACAATGGAGGACATACGCGCCATTGAGGAGAAGGTTAAAGAGGAGCTTGATCGGCAGCGTCAGGTGGGCGAGGTGCGGGGCATGCGTGCTGATAGTGATTAA